In Trifolium pratense cultivar HEN17-A07 linkage group LG7, ARS_RC_1.1, whole genome shotgun sequence, a genomic segment contains:
- the LOC123896334 gene encoding phospho-N-acetylmuramoyl-pentapeptide-transferase homolog, which produces MEYTRPIPFYFIITVSSFSPQIYFLSLTFNESMNSHSCIRNHLNLHFRLSPIHRLSPPPPSSSTSYLHCTAIKLHPLVIQHYSSCVRRNASTQAFDKDSFDFPILDDWSPEESTSYVLSSSDGEDFDGDVFLTPVNDVDLPSSSASNKDALTVAAHRLVTIGRGQKKHRIKVGLFMTMGLVIGLTVLLLYVDWCVWKIVRLPLSPFYLTRPFLISAILVSFVGYVCVPIFGHFKSIHVIKQQGPLRHQHKRKTHTLGGLFFVPIGIIVAHVITASSSIEVAGASGVTIAFAAVGLLSDILNLTKNHWRGLPELAEVFLEVAVGTCFSFWLDITSVSSPYGMRVEGMAWEGEKESLNAWEGEKEKSVCGGRAFLGCPRPYNCSSSFGFVSSVKHIANIAKTLRPRGTFTSSPR; this is translated from the exons ATGGAATATACTCGCCCCATTCCATTCTATTTCATCATCACCGTTTCTTCATTCTCTCCTCAGATCTACTTTCTCTCACTTACGTTCAACGAATCAATGAATTCTCATTCTTGTATTCGCAACCACCTAAATCTCCATTTCCGTCTCTCTCCTATTCATCGCCTCTCTCCTCCTCCTCCATCTTCTTCCACCTCCTACCTCCATTGCACTGCTATCAAG TTACATCCACTCGTAATTCAACATTACAGCTCTTGTGTTCGACGTAATGCCTCTACCCAAGCCTTCGACAAG GATTCATTTGACTTTCCGATACTTGATGATTGGAGTCCTGAAGAGAGTACTTCATATGTGCTCTCATCCAGTGACGGTGAAGACTTTGATGGCGATGTCTTTCTTACCCCAGTGAATGATGTTGATTTGCCTTCTTCTTCTGCATCAAATAAGGATGCTTTAACGGTGGCTGCGCATCGGCTTGTAACCATTGGGAGGGGACAGAAGAAACACAG GATCAAAGTTGGCCTTTTCATGACTATGGGGCTTGTAATCGGCTTGACAGTACTGCTTTTATATGTAGATTGGTGTGTATGGAAAATTGTTAGACTGCCGTTATCACCTTTTTACTTGACTCGACCATTTCTCATATCAGCCATTTTGGTTTCTTTTGTTGGCTATGTTTGTGTCCCAATTTTTGGTCATTTTAAATCTATCCATGTTATCAAGCAACAAGGGCCTCTTAGACATCAACATAAAAGGAAGACACACACATTGGGTGGTTTATTTTTTGTACCTATTGGTATAATTGTTGCTCATGTTATTACCGCGTCCTCATCTATAGAAGTGGCTGGGGCATCTGGTGTAACAATTGCATTTGCAGCAGTCGGTTTACTTAGTGACATATTAAACCTCACCAAGAATCATTGGAGAGGTTTACCGGAATTGGCAGAAGTATTCTTGGAG GTAGCTGTTGGAACGTGCTTTTCGTTTTGGTTGGACATCACCAGTGTATCTTCACCCTATGGCAT GCGCGTGGAAGGCATGGCATGGgagggagagaaagaaagtttgaaTGCATGGgagggagagaaagaaaagagtgttt GTGGAGGACGTGCATTCCTCGGATGTCCTCGTCCATATAATTGCTCTTCCTCATTTGGATTTGTTTCTTCCGTCAAGCATATTGCTAATATTGCTAAGACGTTGAGACCACGAGGAACCTTCACCAGCAGCCCACGTTGA
- the LOC123898400 gene encoding la-related protein 6A yields METVGEQVLPSATTTAPTAGDPTASPPPLINVSDPVIDDLHDVVAESEIHALISDEEHDLDHEPDLDHDFDHENEHEHPDEGQEQDHVAETVTVVSLDDLKLKIIKQVEYYFSDENLPNDKYMLSLVKRNKEGFVPIPVIASFRKMKKLTRDHLLIAAALKESSLLVVSGDGKRVKRLNPLRFNEVKDHKLYTVLVENLPEDHSRENIRQIFQKAGNIKKITINDPNSTAASAKHIKVDKFFGSKLHALVEYETTEAAETAVAMLNNEQDWRNGMRVKLLSRMGKYVHNKQAWKGSNSEKNSSSHASEKNSSSHVSEKNSSGHVSEKNSSGHVSEKNSSSHVSEKNSSSHVSEKNSSSHVTEKSSSHASEKTGDEENHGSHEHHEGTPEEKDREHLSKDKGGQRNTKQGRSRKHKYRATNGMGHGGPSSFHATEPSKPPPGPKMPDGTRGFAIGRGRPPVPASN; encoded by the exons ATGGAAACCGTCGGCGAACAGGTTCTACCTTCAGCCACCACCACCGCTCCAACCGCCGGCGATCCCACCGCCTCGCCTCCTCCGCTTATTAATGTCTCCGATCCAGTTATTGATGACCTTCACGATGTTGTTGCTGAGTCTGAAATTCACGCTCTGATTTCCGATGAAGAGCATGATCTCGATCATGAACCTGACCTTGATCACGATTTTGATCATGAAAACGAGCATGAGCATCCTGATGAAGGTCAGGAACAAGATCATGTTGCTGAAACCGTTACCGTTGTCTCTTTGGATGATCTCAAGCTCAAGATAATTAAGCAG GTGGAGTATTATTTCAGTGATGAAAATTTGCCCAATGATAAGTATATGCTGAGTCTCGTCAAAAGGAACAAGGAAGGGTTTG TTCCTATACCAGTGATTGCTTCTTTTAGAAAAATGAAGAAGCTCACTCGAGACCATTTACTTATTGCTGCTGCACTGAAGGAATCCTCACTGCTT GTTGTTAGTGGTGATGGGAAAAGGGTTAAGCGGCTCAATCCACTTCGTTTCAATGAAGTTAAAGATCATAAG TTATATACTGTTTTGGTAGAGAATTTGCCGGAGGACCATTCAAGAGAGAACATTCGGCAAATATTCCAAAAAGCTGGAAA TATAAAAAAGATAACCATAAATGACCCGAATTCTACTGCAGCATCTGCTAAACATATCAAGGTCGACAAGTTTTTTGGTAGTAAG TTGCATGCTCTTGTCGAATATGAGACTACTGAGGCTGCTGAAACTGCT GTGGCAATGTTAAATAATGAACAAGACTGGAGAAATGGCATGCGGGTTAAACTTCTCAGTCGGATG GGGAAGTATGTACACAACAAACAAGCTTGGAAGGGGTCTAATTCTGAGAAGAATAGCTCTAGCCATGCATCTGAGAAGAATAGCTCTAGCCATGTATCTGAGAAGAATAGCTCTGGCCATGTATCTGAGAAGAATAGCTCTGGCCATGTATCTGAGAAGAATAGCTCTAGCCATGTATCTGAGAAGAATAGCTCTAGCCATGTATCTGAGAAGAATAGCTCTAGCCATGTAACTGAGAAGAGCTCTAGCCATGCATCTGAGAAAACTGGAGATGAGGAGAATCATGGCTCACATGAGCATCATGAAGGAACGCCCGAGGAAAAG GATAGGGAGCATTTGTCAAAGGATAAAGGTGGGCAGAGGAACACTAAGCAAGGAAGATCAAGAAAGCACAAATATCGTGCTACAAATGGAATGG GCCATGGAGGTCCATCATCTTTTCATGCTACCGAACCCTCAAAACCGCCTCCTGGACCAAAAATGCCTGATGGAACACGAGGTTTTGCAATTGGACGAGGCCGACCTCCTGTCCCTGCATCGAATTAG
- the LOC123898988 gene encoding uncharacterized protein LOC123898988, translating into MAQSSTRMKLVFMLVPLFLLHAFTTTAEDGLVSNGDFESSPSNGFPNEAIIEGPSEVPNWKSNGTVELVESGQKQGGMILIVPQGRHAIRLGNDAEISQDVPVEKGSIYSVTFCAARTCAQLESLNVSVASASQTIDLQTLYNVQGWNPYAVSFNADEDTFRLVFKNPGMEDDPTCGPIIDNIAIKKLFTPDKPKDNAVINGDFEEGPWMFQNTSMGVLLPTNLDGETSSLPGWIVESNRAVRFIDSDHYAVPQGRRAIELLSGKEGIISQMVETKPEKPYTLTFSLGHADDKCKEPLAVMAFAGDQTQSIHYTPNSNSSFQIANLNFTAKADMTRIAFYSVYYNTRSDDMVSLCGPVVDDVRVWFSGSNGLRGLGFLHLGLMILGLVLVLV; encoded by the exons ATGGCTCAAAGTTCCACAAGAATGAAATTGGTCTTCATGTTGGTGCCTCTATTCTTACTCCATGCTTTCACAACCACAGCAGAAGATG GGTTAGTATCAAATGGAGATTTTGAGTCAAGTCCATCAAATGGGTTCCCTAACGAAGCAATAATAGAAGGACCAAGTGAAGTCCCAAACTGGAAATCAAATGGCACGGTTGAACTAGTTGAATCAGGGCAAAAACAAGGTGGAATGATCCTCATAGTACCACAAGGTAGACACGCAATTCGACTAGGTAACGATGCTGAAATAAGCCAGGATGTACCTGTCGAAAAAGGTTCAATTTACTCGGTCACATTTTGCGCGGCTCGCACGTGCGCTCAACTTGAATCGCTTAATGTATCCGTAGCATCTGCATCACAGACAATAGACCTGCAGACACTGTATAATGTTCAAGGTTGGAATCCTTATGCGGTTTCTTTCAATGCTGATGAGGATACTTTTAGGTTGGTTTTTAAGAACCCTGGTATGGAGGATGACCCTACTTGTGGACCCATCATTGATAACATTGCTATCAAGAAACTTTTCACTCCTGATAAACCCAAAG ACAATGCAGTAATCAACGGTGATTTCGAAGAAGGTCCATGGATGTTTCAAAACACGTCGATGGGAGTCCTACTTCCAACAAACCTAGATGGAGAAACTTCGTCACTCCCCGGTTGGATAGTCGAATCAAATCGTGCCGTCCGCTTCATTGATTCTGATCATTACGCGGTTCCACAAGGAAGAAGAGCGATCGAGCTACTCTCGGGAAAAGAAGGCATCATATCTCAAATGGTTGAAACCAAACCCGAAAAACCATATACCTTAACATTTTCATTAGGTCATGCCGATGACAAATGCAAGGAACCTCTAGCTGTTATGGCATTTGCTGGTGACCAAACTCAAAGCATTCATTACACACCAAATTCAAATTCTAGTTTCCAAATTGCTAACCTCAATTTCACTGCCAAAGCTGATATGACTAGAATTGCATTCTATAGTGTTTACTACAATACAAGAAGTGATGATATGGTTTCTCTATGTGGGCCTGTTGTGGATGATGTGAGAGTTTGGTTTTCTGGGTCCAACGGGCTTCGCGGGTTGGGCTTTTTACATCTCGGGCTTATGATTTTGGGCTTAGTTTTGGTTCTTGTTTAA